A portion of the Stigmatella aurantiaca DW4/3-1 genome contains these proteins:
- a CDS encoding SanA/YdcF family protein → MRRGVLAGALSLLGVLALSRFVQVRYADRILPRQGAPEAPMALVFGAGLAPGGVPSPVLAQRLDTAIALWREKKVGGVLVSGDNSDRFHDETRAMRRYLLERGLPETAVQGDNSGLSTYDSCVRAYDVFGMRRALLVTQRFHLPRALYIANSVGMDAWGVAADEGHPSTQRYVLRETFSRVLALIMVLLDLKPASSAPASSR, encoded by the coding sequence ATGCGCAGAGGGGTGCTGGCCGGGGCGCTGAGTCTGCTCGGGGTGCTGGCCCTGTCCCGCTTCGTTCAGGTGCGCTACGCGGACCGCATCCTGCCCCGGCAGGGGGCGCCCGAGGCCCCCATGGCGCTGGTGTTCGGCGCGGGCCTGGCGCCCGGGGGGGTCCCCTCCCCCGTGCTCGCCCAGCGGCTGGACACGGCCATCGCCCTGTGGCGGGAGAAGAAGGTGGGGGGGGTGCTGGTCAGCGGGGACAACTCCGACCGGTTCCACGACGAGACGCGCGCCATGCGCCGCTACCTGCTGGAGCGGGGTTTGCCCGAGACGGCGGTGCAGGGCGACAACTCGGGCCTGTCCACCTACGACAGCTGTGTGCGGGCCTATGACGTCTTCGGCATGCGCCGCGCCCTGCTGGTCACCCAGCGCTTCCACCTGCCCCGAGCGCTCTACATCGCCAACTCGGTGGGCATGGATGCCTGGGGCGTGGCGGCCGACGAGGGCCACCCCTCGACCCAGCGCTACGTGCTGCGCGAGACGTTCTCCCGCGTGCTCGCCTTGATCATGGTGCTGCTGGACTTGAAGCCCGCCTCCTCCGCGCCCGCTTCGAGCCGCTGA
- the atpG gene encoding ATP synthase F1 subunit gamma, with translation MASLRDIRKRIRSVKNTRQITKAMKMVAAAKLRKAQDSIIAARPYAQTLDQIIADLAARSGDQELAHPLLVSRPVKRAEVVLLTSDRGLAGGFNSNVIRRANRFIYENSALERIQLSTVGRKGHDFFRQRGQAIRKDYGGLYQRLNYLAAREMAEELTVGFLNGEVDAVYIVYNEFVSAISQKITVEQLLPLQTFGPAAGTPAATATTATALVDFEYEPGRQDVLDRLVPQAISIKLYRALLESVASEHGARMSAMENATRNASDMIADLSLHYNRTRQAVITKELSEIVSGAEALK, from the coding sequence ATGGCGTCCCTTCGCGATATCCGCAAGCGCATCCGCTCGGTGAAGAACACGCGGCAGATCACCAAGGCCATGAAGATGGTGGCCGCCGCGAAGCTGCGCAAAGCGCAGGACTCCATCATCGCCGCCCGCCCCTACGCGCAGACGCTGGACCAGATCATCGCCGATCTGGCGGCCCGCTCGGGCGACCAGGAGCTGGCGCACCCCCTGCTGGTGAGCCGTCCCGTCAAGCGCGCCGAGGTGGTGCTGCTGACCTCGGACCGCGGCCTGGCCGGTGGTTTCAACTCCAACGTCATCCGTCGCGCCAACCGCTTCATCTACGAGAACAGCGCGCTGGAGCGCATCCAGCTGTCCACGGTGGGGCGCAAGGGCCACGACTTCTTCCGCCAGCGCGGCCAGGCCATCCGCAAGGACTACGGTGGCCTCTACCAGCGGCTGAACTACCTCGCCGCCCGGGAGATGGCCGAGGAGCTCACCGTCGGGTTCCTGAATGGCGAGGTGGACGCCGTCTACATCGTCTACAACGAGTTCGTCTCCGCCATCAGCCAGAAGATCACCGTGGAGCAGCTCCTGCCGCTTCAGACCTTCGGCCCCGCGGCGGGAACGCCGGCCGCCACGGCCACCACCGCCACCGCGCTCGTGGACTTCGAGTACGAGCCGGGCCGCCAGGACGTGCTGGACCGGCTGGTGCCGCAGGCCATCTCCATCAAGCTGTACCGCGCGCTGCTGGAGAGCGTGGCCAGCGAGCACGGCGCCCGCATGAGCGCCATGGAGAACGCCACCCGCAACGCCAGCGACATGATCGCGGACCTGTCCCTGCACTACAACCGCACGCGCCAGGCCGTCATCACCAAGGAGCTCTCCGAGATCGTCTCCGGCGCCGAGGCTCTCAAGTAG
- the atpD gene encoding F0F1 ATP synthase subunit beta: MSAQVATVGKITQVLGPVIDVEFPPGGLPEVYTALKVTNASISAEEDNLTIEVAQHLGENMVRCISMDSTEGLARGQAVKNTGAPIQVPVGKGTLGRILNVIGAPVDERGPITSQQTWPIHRPAPTFVEQDVRVQAFETGIKVIDLLGPYTRGGKIGLFGGAGVGKTVLLMELIRNVAKERGGFSVFAGVGERTREGNDLYHEMQEGNVINTKNLEESQCVLVYGQMNEPPGARARVALSALTIAEYFRDVEGRDVLLFVDNIFRFTQAGSEVSALLGRIPSAVGYQPTLSTEMGALQERITSTNKGSVTSVQAIYVPADDLTDPAPATTFAHLDATTVLNRAISELGIYPAVDPLDSTSRILDPNVVGPEHYAVARKVQGILQKYKELQDIIAILGMDELSEADKLTVARARKIQKFLSQPFHVAEVFTGAPGRYVELKDTIQGFKELAEGKHDDLPEAAFYMVGNINEAIEKARKLAAA; this comes from the coding sequence ATGAGCGCTCAAGTTGCGACGGTAGGCAAGATCACCCAGGTCCTCGGTCCCGTGATTGACGTGGAGTTCCCGCCGGGAGGCCTGCCCGAGGTGTACACCGCCCTCAAGGTCACCAACGCCAGCATCAGCGCCGAGGAGGACAACCTCACCATCGAGGTCGCCCAGCACCTGGGTGAGAACATGGTGCGCTGCATCTCGATGGACTCCACCGAGGGTCTGGCCCGCGGCCAGGCGGTGAAGAACACCGGCGCCCCCATCCAGGTGCCCGTGGGCAAGGGCACCCTGGGCCGCATCCTCAACGTCATCGGCGCGCCGGTGGACGAGCGCGGCCCCATCACCTCGCAGCAGACCTGGCCCATCCACCGCCCGGCGCCCACCTTCGTGGAGCAGGACGTGCGCGTGCAGGCCTTCGAGACCGGCATCAAGGTCATCGACCTGCTGGGGCCCTACACCCGTGGCGGCAAGATTGGCCTGTTCGGCGGCGCCGGCGTGGGCAAGACGGTGCTCCTGATGGAGCTCATCCGCAACGTGGCCAAGGAGCGCGGTGGCTTCTCGGTGTTCGCCGGCGTGGGCGAGCGCACCCGCGAGGGCAACGACCTGTATCACGAGATGCAGGAAGGCAACGTCATCAACACCAAGAACCTGGAGGAGAGCCAGTGCGTGCTGGTGTACGGGCAGATGAATGAGCCGCCCGGCGCCCGTGCCCGCGTGGCCCTCTCGGCGCTCACCATCGCCGAGTACTTCCGGGACGTGGAGGGGCGCGACGTGCTCCTCTTCGTGGACAACATCTTCCGCTTCACCCAGGCTGGCTCCGAGGTGTCCGCGCTCCTGGGCCGCATCCCGAGCGCCGTGGGTTACCAGCCCACGCTGTCCACGGAGATGGGCGCGCTCCAGGAGCGCATCACCTCCACCAACAAGGGCTCGGTCACCTCCGTGCAGGCCATCTACGTGCCCGCCGACGACCTGACCGACCCGGCGCCGGCCACCACGTTCGCCCACCTGGATGCGACCACGGTGCTCAACCGCGCCATCTCCGAGCTGGGCATCTACCCCGCCGTGGACCCGCTCGACTCCACCAGCCGCATTCTCGACCCGAACGTGGTGGGGCCGGAGCACTACGCGGTGGCGCGCAAGGTCCAGGGCATCCTCCAGAAGTACAAGGAGCTCCAGGACATCATCGCCATCCTCGGCATGGACGAGCTGTCCGAGGCCGACAAGCTCACCGTGGCCCGGGCGCGGAAGATCCAGAAGTTCCTGTCCCAGCCCTTCCACGTGGCCGAAGTGTTCACCGGCGCGCCCGGCCGCTACGTGGAGCTCAAGGACACCATCCAGGGCTTCAAGGAGCTTGCCGAGGGCAAGCACGACGATCTGCCCGAGGCCGCCTTCTACATGGTGGGCAACATCAACGAGGCGATCGAGAAGGCCCGCAAGCTGGCCGCGGCCTGA
- a CDS encoding aldo/keto reductase, which translates to MRRWDRRAFLQTSGLALAATAAGRVWATPSETPAMLTRAIPRTQEALPVIGMGTWQTFDVGPGVAERAPLEEVLRAFAALGGTLVDSSPMYGQSEEVLGALAVKTGLQPKLFTATKVWTSGKAEGLRQMEDSLRKLRTQRLDLMQVHNLVDAATHLDTLQAWKEQGRVRYVGVTHYTASAHEAVAKLLLSRPVDFVQINYSVGEREAEQRLLSVARDQGIAVIANRPFAGGGLLQRLKRKPLPPWASELDCDSWAQLLLKFVISHPAVTCAIPATSKVSHLRDNMKAGLGRLPDEKLRARIAAEAA; encoded by the coding sequence ATGAGACGATGGGACCGGCGCGCGTTCCTTCAGACCTCGGGCCTGGCCCTGGCCGCCACCGCGGCGGGACGGGTCTGGGCCACCCCCTCGGAGACTCCCGCCATGCTCACCCGAGCCATCCCCCGCACCCAGGAAGCCCTCCCCGTCATCGGCATGGGCACCTGGCAGACCTTCGACGTCGGCCCCGGGGTGGCCGAGCGCGCGCCGCTGGAGGAGGTGCTCCGCGCGTTCGCCGCGCTGGGGGGCACGCTCGTCGATTCCTCGCCCATGTATGGTCAGTCCGAGGAGGTACTCGGCGCGCTCGCCGTCAAAACGGGCCTCCAGCCCAAGCTCTTCACCGCCACGAAGGTGTGGACCTCGGGCAAGGCGGAGGGCCTCCGGCAGATGGAGGACTCCCTGCGCAAGCTGCGCACGCAGCGCCTCGATCTGATGCAGGTCCACAACCTCGTCGATGCCGCCACGCACCTGGACACCTTGCAGGCCTGGAAGGAGCAGGGGCGCGTGCGCTACGTGGGCGTCACCCACTACACCGCCAGCGCCCACGAAGCCGTGGCGAAGTTGCTCCTGTCCCGGCCGGTGGACTTCGTGCAAATCAACTACTCCGTGGGGGAGCGGGAGGCCGAACAGCGGCTGCTCTCCGTCGCGCGCGATCAGGGGATCGCCGTCATCGCGAACCGGCCCTTCGCGGGCGGAGGCCTCCTCCAGCGGCTCAAGCGCAAGCCCCTGCCCCCGTGGGCGTCCGAGCTCGATTGCGACAGCTGGGCCCAGCTCCTGCTGAAGTTCGTGATTTCGCATCCGGCCGTGACGTGCGCGATTCCCGCGACGTCGAAGGTCAGCCATCTGCGCGACAACATGAAGGCCGGCCTCGGCCGGCTGCCGGACGAGAAGCTCCGGGCCCGCATCGCCGCCGAGGCGGCGTAG
- a CDS encoding histone H1-like repetitive region-containing protein — translation MHEWLETLQKSAKTTAPGAAAEELRRTETEFGVPLPGELGDLYAALNGGTFEGEVVLYPLSAEDELPSVLQKTRKMLVGLPVSGVWRFGLKGPHRHLFAARKSAMVEQGDGGGPLPEWVQALGDDDWLYGTWDEEQREMRLYRALSQMLPVLVPPVEHEDFGDRTFARAIAAVEGALSELTEEGEEASSEEEEAEDDEAAEEEEEAEDDEAAADEDGEAAEEEAADEDDEAAEEEAAEDEDEDDETAADEGDEEAEEESAAGEVQDLQYEYEDAQVPPAGKSAELQKPAVLAAERRVKSIKKKPARKEVVKPEAPAKPVGGGLDQPAVIAADRRVKGLQAQAAPEAVKGEAPRQKAAARTAARKTTDKVGAASKAPAKQASAKTSAASAQRPAPKAAAKKAPAKKVAAKKVPAKKVAAKKVPAKKVAAKKSAVKKAPAKKVAAKKSAVKKAPAKKAAAKKAPAKKVAAKKSAVKKAPAKKAAAKKATVKKAAVKKAGARRA, via the coding sequence ATGCACGAGTGGTTGGAGACACTGCAGAAGTCGGCGAAGACGACAGCTCCGGGGGCGGCTGCCGAGGAGTTACGGAGGACCGAGACGGAGTTTGGTGTCCCGCTGCCGGGAGAGCTGGGAGACCTGTACGCGGCGCTGAATGGCGGCACGTTCGAGGGCGAGGTGGTGCTCTATCCGCTGTCGGCGGAGGACGAGCTTCCCAGCGTGCTGCAGAAGACGCGGAAGATGTTGGTGGGCCTGCCGGTGTCGGGGGTGTGGCGCTTCGGCCTGAAGGGGCCGCACCGGCACCTGTTCGCGGCGCGCAAGTCGGCCATGGTGGAGCAGGGGGACGGTGGGGGGCCGCTGCCGGAGTGGGTGCAGGCGCTGGGAGACGATGACTGGCTCTATGGCACCTGGGATGAAGAGCAGCGGGAGATGCGGCTCTACCGGGCGCTGTCGCAGATGCTCCCCGTGCTGGTTCCGCCCGTGGAACATGAGGATTTCGGAGACCGCACCTTCGCTCGAGCCATCGCCGCCGTGGAGGGCGCGCTGAGCGAGCTGACCGAGGAGGGCGAGGAAGCGTCTTCGGAAGAGGAAGAGGCCGAAGACGACGAGGCGGCCGAGGAAGAGGAAGAGGCCGAAGACGACGAGGCGGCTGCGGACGAGGACGGCGAGGCAGCCGAGGAAGAGGCCGCGGACGAGGACGACGAGGCGGCTGAAGAAGAAGCGGCTGAGGACGAGGACGAGGACGACGAGACGGCCGCGGACGAGGGCGACGAAGAGGCCGAGGAGGAATCGGCCGCTGGGGAAGTGCAGGACCTCCAGTACGAGTATGAGGACGCGCAGGTGCCTCCGGCTGGGAAGTCCGCGGAGCTCCAGAAGCCCGCGGTGCTGGCCGCCGAGCGGCGCGTGAAGAGCATCAAGAAGAAGCCCGCGCGGAAGGAAGTCGTGAAGCCCGAGGCGCCCGCGAAGCCTGTGGGTGGAGGCCTTGACCAGCCCGCGGTGATTGCCGCCGATCGGCGCGTGAAGGGACTCCAGGCGCAAGCCGCTCCGGAAGCAGTGAAGGGTGAGGCGCCACGCCAGAAAGCGGCGGCTCGGACCGCGGCGAGGAAGACCACGGACAAGGTGGGTGCCGCCAGCAAGGCGCCGGCGAAGCAGGCCTCGGCCAAGACGAGTGCCGCGAGCGCCCAGCGTCCAGCGCCGAAGGCGGCCGCGAAGAAGGCTCCCGCCAAGAAGGTGGCCGCGAAGAAGGTTCCCGCCAAGAAGGTGGCCGCGAAGAAGGTTCCCGCCAAGAAGGTGGCCGCGAAGAAGAGCGCAGTGAAGAAGGCCCCCGCCAAGAAGGTGGCTGCGAAGAAGAGCGCGGTGAAGAAGGCTCCTGCCAAGAAGGCGGCCGCGAAGAAGGCTCCCGCCAAGAAGGTGGCCGCGAAGAAGAGCGCGGTGAAGAAGGCTCCTGCCAAGAAGGCGGCCGCGAAGAAGGCGACCGTCAAGAAGGCGGCCGTCAAGAAGGCGGGAGCGCGGAGGGCGTGA
- a CDS encoding F0F1 ATP synthase subunit epsilon: MAKLTVEIVTPEKRILSVQADEAIVPGSRGLFGVRPGHAPFLSLVEPGALTLIDAGRRESFFIAGGFVEVGNDKVLVLADGAEPVGGIDVEAARKRLAEAQERLKGLSSEDARYQLEQAAVRRETARMNVAGSR; this comes from the coding sequence ATGGCCAAGCTGACCGTGGAGATTGTCACCCCAGAGAAGCGCATCCTGTCCGTTCAGGCGGACGAGGCCATCGTCCCGGGAAGCCGCGGCCTCTTCGGCGTGCGCCCCGGCCACGCGCCCTTCCTGTCGCTGGTGGAGCCCGGGGCGCTGACCCTGATCGACGCTGGCCGGCGCGAGAGCTTCTTCATCGCCGGCGGCTTCGTCGAGGTGGGCAACGACAAGGTGCTGGTGCTGGCCGATGGCGCCGAGCCGGTGGGCGGCATCGACGTGGAGGCGGCCCGCAAGCGCCTGGCGGAGGCACAGGAGCGCCTCAAGGGCTTGTCCTCCGAGGATGCCCGGTATCAGCTGGAGCAGGCCGCGGTGCGCCGCGAGACGGCGCGCATGAACGTCGCGGGCTCGCGCTAG
- a CDS encoding AI-2E family transporter: MSTASGSRSQISPRTVWTVGLNILAILGLLLLVRAASGVLSWVLVALFLALAASPLVSWLQRKGLRRGVAVALVFLTGLGLVAALLTTFVPMLVQQGQSLVREAPDYIEQLKHQRWVEQLDARYDLIARVSAETRQRLPGAAMPMLGVVTDILHHLAAFITVVVLTLFFLCFGKEVFDKALLWLPPPERGYWRGLALRMHHTVGSYVAGAFCISLIGGGVTMVTLLLLGVPYFVPLGLAMAVLGLVPFLGPLLGGVLVVATAYASGGNRVGLIALGVFLLYQQVENHLLQPIIQRHTLRMSPLLIALAMLVGTAFAGVLGALLALPVAGAVQVVAQDRLARRHERWIAQGLVPTAKPEPPHPPEIEEENAPGPRH; encoded by the coding sequence GTGAGCACAGCCTCGGGGTCACGCTCCCAGATATCCCCCCGCACGGTCTGGACGGTGGGGCTGAACATCCTGGCGATCCTGGGGCTGTTGCTGCTGGTACGCGCCGCCAGCGGGGTCCTGTCCTGGGTCCTGGTGGCGCTCTTCCTGGCGCTGGCGGCCAGTCCCCTGGTGTCCTGGTTGCAGCGCAAGGGCTTGCGGCGCGGTGTGGCCGTTGCCCTGGTGTTCCTGACCGGCCTGGGCCTGGTCGCGGCCTTGCTGACCACCTTCGTTCCCATGCTCGTGCAGCAGGGCCAGTCCCTGGTCCGCGAGGCGCCGGATTACATCGAGCAACTGAAGCATCAGCGGTGGGTCGAGCAGTTGGACGCGCGTTATGACCTCATCGCGCGCGTCTCGGCGGAGACGCGGCAGCGGTTGCCTGGGGCCGCGATGCCCATGCTGGGGGTGGTGACGGACATCCTCCACCACCTGGCGGCCTTCATCACCGTGGTGGTCCTGACGCTCTTCTTCCTCTGCTTCGGCAAGGAGGTATTCGACAAGGCCCTCCTGTGGCTTCCGCCCCCGGAGCGGGGCTACTGGCGGGGGCTGGCGCTGCGGATGCACCACACCGTGGGCAGCTATGTGGCCGGCGCGTTCTGCATCTCGCTCATCGGTGGCGGGGTGACGATGGTGACGCTGCTGCTCCTGGGCGTGCCCTATTTCGTTCCGCTCGGATTGGCCATGGCGGTGCTGGGCCTCGTCCCGTTTCTGGGCCCCCTGCTCGGCGGGGTGCTGGTGGTCGCCACCGCGTATGCCTCCGGTGGCAATCGCGTGGGCCTCATCGCGCTCGGCGTCTTCCTGCTGTACCAGCAGGTGGAGAACCACTTGCTCCAGCCCATCATCCAGCGCCACACCCTGCGGATGAGCCCCTTGCTCATCGCACTGGCCATGCTGGTGGGGACAGCCTTCGCGGGGGTGCTCGGCGCACTCCTGGCCCTGCCCGTGGCGGGAGCCGTCCAGGTCGTGGCCCAGGACCGCCTCGCCCGCCGCCACGAGCGGTGGATCGCACAGGGACTGGTCCCCACCGCCAAGCCGGAGCCTCCCCACCCACCCGAGATAGAGGAGGAGAATGCTCCCGGCCCGCGGCACTGA